In Sinorhizobium sojae CCBAU 05684, a single window of DNA contains:
- a CDS encoding amino acid ABC transporter permease, whose amino-acid sequence MVDITQPAHLRRAFSIYDKKIRAIVYQAGLVVSLAVVVTAIAIQTVSNMRQRGIPLTFDFWNQTAGFQINQTLIPYDTLSSYGQAFWVGVANTLLVSALGILLATILGFLIGISRLSHNWIVAKVATSYVEVIRNIPLLLQLLFWYNAVLKPLPAPKASIALPGGIYLNNRGIILPAVEFHAGAALVGMAIVAAAAFATAFSAYASGVQNRTGKQLPVLVVHLLLLTGLPLVAYVGAGSPWSFTYPELRGFNFRGGQQIYPEFAALLIGLSVYTASFVAEIVRGGIQAVSKGQTEAAHALGLPKGKTLRLVVVPQALRIIIPPLTSQYLNLIKNSSLAVFIGYPDLVQVFAGSVLNQTGAAVQVMAITLVVYLVISLITSAAMNAFNLRFALVER is encoded by the coding sequence ATGGTTGACATCACTCAGCCTGCGCACCTGCGCAGGGCTTTCTCGATCTATGACAAGAAGATTCGCGCAATCGTCTATCAAGCCGGGTTGGTTGTAAGTCTGGCTGTCGTCGTTACAGCAATCGCGATTCAAACTGTTTCTAACATGAGACAGCGCGGCATTCCCCTAACGTTCGACTTCTGGAACCAGACGGCTGGCTTCCAGATAAATCAGACCCTCATCCCTTACGACACCCTTTCCAGCTATGGCCAGGCATTCTGGGTCGGAGTGGCGAACACACTTCTTGTCAGCGCTCTCGGCATCTTGCTTGCCACAATCCTCGGATTCCTGATCGGCATCTCGCGTCTTTCCCACAATTGGATCGTCGCCAAGGTGGCAACTTCGTACGTTGAGGTCATCCGGAATATCCCGCTGCTGCTTCAGCTTCTGTTCTGGTACAACGCGGTACTTAAGCCGCTGCCCGCCCCGAAGGCTTCTATCGCCCTTCCTGGAGGGATCTACCTCAACAACCGTGGAATCATCCTGCCTGCTGTCGAGTTTCATGCAGGCGCCGCCTTGGTGGGCATGGCGATCGTTGCCGCAGCCGCATTCGCGACCGCATTCAGCGCCTATGCAAGCGGCGTTCAAAACCGAACCGGCAAGCAGCTTCCGGTCTTGGTCGTCCACCTGCTCCTGCTCACGGGCTTACCGCTGGTTGCTTATGTGGGGGCGGGAAGCCCATGGTCTTTCACATATCCGGAGCTCAGGGGTTTCAACTTCCGCGGCGGCCAGCAAATCTACCCGGAGTTCGCGGCGCTCCTGATCGGCCTCTCCGTCTACACCGCGTCATTTGTCGCCGAAATCGTTCGCGGGGGCATACAGGCCGTCTCAAAGGGTCAGACCGAAGCGGCCCATGCGCTCGGGCTCCCGAAAGGCAAGACGTTGCGTCTCGTCGTGGTACCTCAAGCGCTCCGGATCATCATTCCGCCTCTGACCAGCCAATACCTGAACTTGATCAAGAACTCCTCGCTTGCTGTTTTCATTGGATATCCTGACCTCGTGCAAGTCTTCGCGGGATCGGTGCTTAACCAGACAGGTGCCGCGGTCCAGGTGATGGCCATAACGCTTGTCGTGTACCTGGTCATCTCCCTCATCACGTCAGCAGCAATGAATGCCTTTAACCTGCGCTTCGCGCTCGTGGAGAGATAG
- a CDS encoding amino acid ABC transporter substrate-binding protein: MRKIMTGVLGAALAAYASTVWAGTLDDVKAKGILTCGTNPATAGFSVPDNDGKWTGFVVDYCRAVAAGVLGDATKVKFIPLNAKDRFTALQSGEIDILAHNATWTSSRDTSLGIIFAGTYFYDGQGFMVRKSDNIKSAKDLDGASICVSQGTTTELNLADYFRSNGMTFSAVGFADEDAVIKAYEEGRCDVFSADTSSLNAARIRMANAGDSVVLPEIISKEPLGPAVRQGDDQWLNIAKWTLNVMLAAEEFGVTSKNVDEMKDSDNPNIRRLLGVEGSFGKDVGLGETWSQDIIKQVGNYSEIFERSIGKESPLKIERGVNALWNAGGLQYAPPIR; this comes from the coding sequence ATGCGAAAAATTATGACTGGAGTTCTCGGCGCGGCGCTTGCCGCTTATGCATCCACCGTCTGGGCAGGGACGCTGGACGACGTAAAGGCAAAAGGAATTCTCACGTGCGGGACAAACCCGGCAACGGCGGGTTTCAGCGTCCCCGACAACGATGGGAAGTGGACCGGGTTCGTGGTCGATTACTGCCGTGCTGTGGCTGCCGGCGTTCTCGGCGATGCGACGAAGGTCAAGTTCATCCCCCTCAATGCAAAGGATCGCTTCACCGCGCTCCAGTCCGGCGAGATCGACATTCTGGCGCACAACGCCACCTGGACTTCCTCGCGCGATACCTCTCTCGGCATCATTTTCGCCGGCACGTATTTCTATGACGGCCAGGGCTTCATGGTGCGCAAGTCGGACAACATTAAGTCGGCGAAGGATCTGGACGGCGCATCGATCTGCGTTTCGCAGGGAACGACCACAGAGCTGAACCTCGCAGATTACTTCCGCTCCAACGGCATGACCTTCAGCGCTGTCGGCTTCGCGGACGAGGATGCGGTCATCAAGGCCTATGAAGAGGGGCGGTGCGACGTCTTCTCCGCCGACACGTCCAGCTTGAACGCCGCCCGTATCCGCATGGCCAACGCCGGTGACAGTGTCGTTCTCCCCGAGATCATCTCCAAAGAGCCTCTCGGACCCGCTGTCCGCCAAGGTGACGATCAGTGGCTGAACATCGCCAAGTGGACTCTCAATGTCATGCTCGCCGCTGAGGAGTTTGGCGTCACCTCCAAGAACGTCGACGAGATGAAAGACTCCGACAACCCGAACATCCGCCGCCTGCTGGGCGTCGAAGGGAGCTTCGGCAAGGATGTAGGGCTCGGCGAAACGTGGTCGCAGGACATCATCAAGCAGGTCGGCAACTATTCCGAAATCTTCGAGCGTTCGATCGGCAAGGAATCTCCGTTGAAGATCGAACGGGGCGTAAACGCTCTCTGGAACGCAGGCGGTCTTCAGTACGCGCCCCCCATCCGTTGA
- a CDS encoding LysR family transcriptional regulator: MELSMSVGDVDLNLLRVFDVLMQERSVTGAADHLGRTQSAVSHSLAKLRILFKDELFTRDGGIMRPTPRALELAPDLSDALAKIRASIGRYRVFDPATTERKFRVGLTDYHAMIFIPPLIREFSKQAPHATLNVIPANRVEAETTDYFRQVDCTLTGANLKDDPSLAKVELGQDRLLCAVWSGSQIARRPLSLETYLSASHLQISADGLSEGLADAALRDRGLRRTVVATISNYLVMPWVLRGTELITHCGDGILQMLDETSEVTLLSPPIPISSVSANLVLHRQMAADQGTLWLRRLITELYHAAQIKKNEVILANKFMT; the protein is encoded by the coding sequence ATGGAGCTTTCGATGTCTGTAGGCGACGTTGATCTGAATCTTCTTCGCGTGTTCGACGTGTTAATGCAGGAACGAAGTGTCACGGGCGCCGCCGACCATTTGGGGCGGACCCAGTCTGCCGTCAGCCACTCTCTCGCCAAGCTGCGCATCCTTTTCAAGGACGAATTGTTTACACGAGATGGTGGCATCATGAGACCCACGCCGCGAGCGCTCGAGCTGGCGCCGGACTTGTCTGATGCGCTAGCCAAAATTCGCGCGTCAATCGGGCGCTACAGGGTTTTTGATCCCGCCACGACTGAGCGAAAGTTTCGTGTCGGTCTCACTGACTATCATGCGATGATATTCATTCCGCCGTTGATCAGGGAATTCTCAAAGCAGGCGCCGCATGCCACGCTCAATGTGATTCCCGCCAACCGGGTCGAGGCGGAAACCACCGACTATTTTCGGCAGGTAGACTGCACGCTAACGGGCGCAAATCTCAAGGACGATCCCAGCTTGGCCAAGGTGGAACTTGGGCAGGACAGGTTGCTTTGCGCGGTGTGGAGCGGTAGCCAAATCGCACGGAGGCCGCTGAGCCTGGAGACTTATTTGTCGGCTTCGCATCTTCAGATTTCGGCAGATGGTCTGTCTGAGGGCTTGGCTGATGCTGCACTGAGAGATCGTGGTCTCAGGCGAACGGTCGTGGCCACCATCTCAAACTACTTGGTTATGCCATGGGTCCTGAGGGGAACCGAGCTCATCACTCATTGCGGGGACGGAATTCTTCAAATGCTTGATGAAACAAGCGAGGTGACACTTCTCTCGCCGCCAATCCCCATTTCATCCGTAAGCGCAAACCTCGTCCTCCATCGGCAGATGGCCGCTGATCAGGGGACCCTGTGGCTGCGCCGACTGATAACCGAACTTTACCACGCCGCTCAAATAAAGAAGAATGAAGTAATACTGGCGAACAAGTTCATGACATGA
- the traR gene encoding autoinducer-binding transcriptional regulator TraR, whose translation MEIWFQKLIDVTAVARTREMFNEALTELAGELGFEYYAYLNLQPVGTFAVSNYSPEWQDRYFSKSFNEIDPVVQIAKSTMKAFTWTSENTRTVRSRRVRRFYLDAAGFGIRSGITIPVATAFRRMAMLTIASHRPSLSLDRDIDPVAAATAVAQLHVLIEQAEIEPTSKPSIRMTAKQALMLKWSSEGKSMRDIARIENMTYSNVNFHMNNARKKLDAGTLAQATALATKLI comes from the coding sequence GTGGAGATTTGGTTCCAGAAGCTAATCGATGTTACGGCTGTGGCGCGCACGAGGGAGATGTTCAATGAAGCACTCACCGAGCTCGCGGGGGAGCTCGGCTTCGAATATTACGCCTACCTCAATCTTCAGCCGGTCGGAACATTCGCTGTTTCGAACTATTCTCCCGAATGGCAGGATCGGTATTTCTCCAAGAGCTTCAATGAGATCGATCCCGTGGTCCAGATCGCCAAGTCCACGATGAAGGCTTTCACCTGGACTTCCGAGAATACGAGGACAGTCAGGTCGAGACGTGTTCGGCGGTTCTATCTGGATGCTGCCGGGTTCGGCATCCGGTCGGGCATCACGATTCCGGTCGCGACTGCATTCCGGCGGATGGCGATGCTGACCATTGCCTCGCACAGGCCGTCTCTCTCCCTGGATCGAGATATCGATCCAGTCGCAGCCGCAACGGCGGTCGCTCAGCTGCATGTGCTAATCGAGCAGGCGGAAATTGAACCGACGTCAAAACCGAGCATCCGCATGACCGCCAAACAGGCGCTGATGCTCAAGTGGTCCTCCGAGGGCAAATCCATGAGAGACATCGCCCGCATCGAGAATATGACCTACTCGAATGTGAACTTCCATATGAACAACGCTCGCAAGAAGCTCGATGCCGGCACGCTGGCGCAGGCGACGGCACTGGCGACAAAGCTCATCTAA
- a CDS encoding LysR family transcriptional regulator: MELRQMRCFAALAEELHFGRAAATLSMAQPALSVQIQTLEKELGVQLLIRSTRRVELTKAGEVFYERCIRVLREIENSSAIVRAVAGKDVDRITIGTIYPATFGVLPLFLSKLGKRFPDVEIHVSAGSTDAIIRDLEKGRINLGFIRPVENIGSLRWQSIANERYLLAVPLGSPLATAETVAMSDLKQERIISFSRSNLSYTEKYFFEQFRKHGLLDHVAYSCDDTLSLVSLVSAGIGVGFVPEWTKDLPNRSFHLREVKGVDFTIGMGLAWNKEDPTANRDEILEIARSLGSLRKPVGKHSEGAGKKRRLSAYGE; the protein is encoded by the coding sequence ATGGAACTGCGTCAGATGAGATGTTTTGCGGCGCTGGCCGAGGAGCTCCATTTTGGTCGCGCCGCGGCGACCCTCTCCATGGCACAACCCGCCCTCAGCGTGCAGATACAAACACTGGAAAAGGAGCTCGGCGTGCAGCTCCTGATCCGCTCTACGCGTCGCGTTGAACTGACCAAAGCCGGCGAAGTCTTCTACGAACGTTGCATCCGTGTTCTGCGAGAGATCGAAAACAGTTCCGCTATCGTCCGGGCCGTTGCAGGCAAGGATGTCGACCGCATCACGATCGGAACCATATACCCTGCGACCTTCGGTGTTTTGCCGCTCTTTCTAAGCAAACTCGGCAAACGTTTTCCCGATGTAGAGATTCACGTCAGCGCCGGCTCGACCGATGCAATCATTCGTGATCTAGAAAAGGGCCGCATCAATCTCGGGTTCATACGGCCTGTCGAGAATATCGGATCGCTCCGTTGGCAGAGCATTGCCAACGAACGCTATCTTCTGGCGGTCCCTCTTGGCAGCCCGCTGGCGACGGCGGAAACCGTCGCAATGAGCGATCTGAAGCAGGAGCGGATCATTTCCTTTTCCCGCTCGAATCTGTCTTACACAGAGAAGTACTTCTTCGAGCAGTTCAGAAAGCATGGCCTTCTCGATCACGTCGCCTATAGCTGCGACGATACGCTCTCACTCGTTTCGCTCGTTTCCGCCGGAATTGGCGTGGGCTTCGTTCCTGAATGGACGAAGGATTTGCCCAATCGGTCGTTTCACCTTCGCGAAGTGAAAGGGGTAGATTTCACGATCGGCATGGGGCTTGCCTGGAACAAGGAGGACCCCACCGCCAATCGAGACGAGATCTTGGAAATCGCCCGCTCCCTCGGATCACTGCGTAAACCCGTCGGCAAGCATTCCGAAGGGGCCGGCAAGAAACGCCGTCTGTCGGCGTATGGCGAGTAG
- a CDS encoding FAD-binding oxidoreductase, whose amino-acid sequence MQDVATEALAATMRGPVIGRTDSDYDDVRSLYNGMIDKHPQVIARCADVADVVTAVNFARENGLRVAIRGGGHNGPGLGSVDDGLMIDMAMMKGVRVDPANRTVRAGPGCTQGDVDHATHVYGLAVPAGIVSTTGIAGLALGGGTGYLTRKYGLTIDSLLEADVVLADGSIVTASKFENSDLYWGLRGGGGNFGVVTSFLFQAHPADMVYAGPIFWDLEDAATVMRAYRDFLPTAPEELGAFVGLKTVPPVDPFPAEHQGKYACAIIACYNGPAETGEAVIGELLGKAPASLFNWMSVMPFPALQSMFDPFFPKGLQWYWRGDFVKELTDEAIEVHIAQARKLPSALSLMHLYPIDGAVHRVGRNDTAWNTRNATWSMVIAGVDAHPQKAGEITRWTKGYWEAIHPYSDRGGYVNFMMDDEDDSRLKATYGDNYDRLVSLKGKYDPSNFFCVNQNIRPM is encoded by the coding sequence CCGAAGCCCTTGCCGCGACCATGCGCGGTCCAGTTATCGGCCGAACAGATTCCGACTATGACGACGTGCGGAGCCTCTACAACGGAATGATCGATAAACATCCGCAGGTGATCGCGCGGTGCGCAGATGTCGCCGATGTTGTCACGGCAGTCAATTTCGCACGTGAAAACGGTCTCCGCGTCGCCATCCGTGGAGGTGGTCACAACGGTCCGGGTCTTGGCAGCGTCGACGACGGGCTGATGATCGACATGGCGATGATGAAGGGCGTGCGCGTAGATCCGGCCAACCGCACTGTCCGTGCGGGGCCTGGTTGCACGCAGGGCGACGTTGACCACGCGACGCATGTTTACGGGCTGGCGGTGCCAGCCGGCATCGTCTCCACCACGGGGATAGCCGGACTTGCATTGGGCGGTGGCACCGGTTACCTGACCCGCAAATACGGGCTCACCATTGACAGTCTGCTCGAAGCCGACGTCGTGCTGGCCGACGGCAGCATTGTCACAGCAAGCAAATTCGAGAACTCCGATCTCTACTGGGGCCTTCGCGGCGGCGGCGGCAATTTCGGCGTTGTCACGAGCTTTTTGTTCCAGGCACATCCGGCAGACATGGTCTATGCCGGCCCGATTTTCTGGGACCTCGAGGATGCCGCCACCGTCATGCGTGCTTATCGGGATTTCCTGCCTACGGCACCCGAGGAACTCGGCGCATTCGTCGGGTTGAAAACCGTTCCGCCGGTCGACCCGTTTCCCGCCGAACACCAGGGAAAATACGCATGCGCCATCATAGCTTGCTACAATGGACCCGCGGAAACGGGTGAGGCGGTCATAGGCGAGTTGCTTGGCAAGGCGCCGGCGTCGCTCTTCAATTGGATGAGCGTCATGCCGTTTCCGGCATTGCAGTCGATGTTCGATCCGTTCTTTCCGAAAGGCTTGCAATGGTACTGGCGCGGCGACTTCGTCAAGGAACTGACAGACGAGGCGATCGAGGTCCACATTGCGCAAGCGAGGAAACTCCCAAGTGCGCTCTCGCTCATGCATCTTTATCCAATCGATGGCGCAGTGCACCGTGTGGGCAGGAACGACACAGCCTGGAACACGCGCAACGCGACGTGGTCGATGGTCATTGCCGGCGTCGACGCCCACCCGCAGAAGGCGGGCGAGATCACCCGCTGGACGAAGGGCTATTGGGAAGCGATCCACCCTTATTCGGATCGCGGCGGCTACGTGAACTTCATGATGGATGACGAGGACGACAGTCGCTTAAAGGCAACGTATGGCGATAACTACGATCGCCTCGTATCCTTGAAAGGAAAATACGACCCGAGCAACTTCTTCTGCGTCAACCAGAATATCAGGCCGATGTGA